One Fuerstiella marisgermanici DNA window includes the following coding sequences:
- a CDS encoding M14 family zinc carboxypeptidase — protein MKHTYPLNLFLIFCGLICISDRAAAQMQATADFVGGSAVIISTDAEQQSVHLQPEVRQDRGWPCWWYCRLDGLRVGTPVKLSVSANPAPYRERQVLSQSWLLPDRASISDDNVSWRHSPEPDRKDNVATYTFEATAKTMWVGWGPPFLPSHAEKLLKEVAETLPGAKVFELARTRGNRPVNAIRFGAQESDDARPSAIWIQARQHAWEAGSSWVAQGFLRWAASDDPIAADLRSKATIYVVPIMDVDNVAIGAGGKASVPRDHNRDWDDKPIYPEVLAAQSKIKQLLNSHRFDAFIDLHNPGPNDRKPFYFAPKMDGLPKLQQRNYMRWRAISESLIEGIEPEFRFTGYIKTQEERDRVSSNWVRNHTTPHVVSMTLETSWNRSEGTQQGYQSVGQQLGLTIARYLNGDPSAD, from the coding sequence ATGAAGCACACTTACCCCCTGAATCTCTTTCTGATTTTCTGTGGCCTGATCTGCATCAGCGACCGTGCCGCAGCTCAGATGCAAGCGACCGCAGACTTCGTCGGCGGATCAGCAGTGATCATCTCCACGGACGCGGAACAGCAATCTGTGCATCTGCAACCGGAAGTACGGCAGGATCGTGGTTGGCCGTGCTGGTGGTATTGCCGATTGGACGGTCTGCGCGTCGGCACGCCGGTCAAACTGTCCGTGAGTGCCAATCCCGCACCGTATCGCGAACGCCAGGTTCTTAGCCAATCCTGGTTGCTGCCGGATCGAGCTTCAATCAGCGACGACAACGTCAGTTGGAGGCACTCGCCTGAGCCCGATCGCAAAGACAACGTGGCAACTTACACGTTTGAAGCCACAGCGAAAACCATGTGGGTCGGGTGGGGACCACCGTTCCTGCCATCGCACGCAGAAAAGCTTTTGAAGGAAGTTGCCGAAACGCTTCCCGGTGCCAAAGTGTTTGAACTGGCTCGCACACGCGGCAACCGCCCGGTCAACGCGATCCGATTCGGCGCGCAGGAAAGCGATGATGCCCGGCCGTCTGCGATTTGGATTCAGGCACGCCAGCACGCGTGGGAGGCCGGATCGAGTTGGGTTGCACAGGGTTTTCTGAGGTGGGCGGCGAGTGACGATCCGATTGCCGCAGATTTACGAAGCAAGGCCACGATTTATGTCGTCCCCATCATGGACGTCGATAACGTTGCCATCGGCGCCGGCGGAAAGGCTTCCGTGCCTCGTGACCACAATCGAGACTGGGACGACAAGCCAATCTATCCGGAAGTGCTGGCGGCTCAGAGCAAAATCAAACAGCTTTTGAACAGCCACCGATTCGACGCGTTCATCGATCTGCACAACCCCGGTCCCAATGATCGAAAGCCGTTCTACTTCGCCCCTAAAATGGACGGATTGCCGAAACTGCAGCAACGAAACTACATGCGTTGGAGAGCGATCTCAGAAAGTCTGATCGAAGGAATTGAACCCGAGTTCCGATTCACTGGCTACATCAAGACTCAGGAAGAACGCGACCGAGTCAGCAGCAACTGGGTTCGCAACCACACAACGCCGCACGTCGTGTCGATGACGCTGGAAACATCCTGGAATCGTTCCGAAGGCACGCAGCAGGGTTATCAATCGGTTGGCCAACAACTGGGACTCACGATCGCCAGGTATCTCAACGGTGATCCGAGTGCCGATTAA
- a CDS encoding polysaccharide pyruvyl transferase family protein, with amino-acid sequence MQRRSFLHAAGLALAGASLQAAAPARAPRILLRSSWQTFNIGDIAHTPGVLRLLTTYLPDAEVTLWPSRIDQGVDKMLMAQFPKLKIAQDQAARSQAFDECDFLLHGSGPSLVAQRHVEEWTQKTGKPYGVYGITLPQRRSTSSKDESQDALRKTVDVLSGAEFVFFRESKSLAFAKSLGCKSPVMQFAPDGAFACDLRQEEKAEAFLQQHDLQTGKFLCCIPRLRYTPTWTVPSKKRPFDPVRHGRNEEMKEHDHAPLRQAIAEVVRQTDLKILICPEDQSQMKIGKELLLDKLPEDVRPRVVWRPNYWLTGEAVSTYVRSAGLFGNEMHSPIMCIGHGVPAIVCRFSEQTVKGFMWQDIGLDDWLFDLDDEAQVAKVVPTVLDMAKNPKAAREKAAKARAVVEQRQRETMMVLSQTLGDSRE; translated from the coding sequence ATGCAAAGACGTTCGTTTCTTCATGCGGCTGGTTTGGCTCTGGCTGGCGCGAGTTTGCAGGCAGCGGCTCCGGCGAGGGCTCCGCGAATTCTGTTGCGGTCCAGCTGGCAAACATTCAACATTGGTGACATCGCGCACACGCCAGGCGTGCTGAGACTTTTGACGACTTACTTGCCCGATGCCGAAGTTACACTGTGGCCAAGCCGGATCGATCAGGGCGTCGACAAGATGTTGATGGCTCAATTCCCCAAGCTTAAGATTGCTCAAGATCAGGCGGCCAGGTCGCAAGCCTTCGACGAATGTGATTTTCTGTTGCACGGTTCTGGCCCATCACTGGTTGCCCAGCGGCACGTTGAAGAATGGACCCAAAAGACAGGCAAGCCGTACGGTGTGTACGGAATCACGTTACCGCAACGCAGATCCACTTCCAGCAAGGACGAATCGCAGGACGCACTGCGAAAAACCGTCGACGTCCTGAGCGGTGCGGAATTCGTATTCTTTCGGGAATCGAAGTCACTGGCGTTCGCGAAGTCGCTTGGTTGCAAGTCTCCGGTGATGCAGTTCGCTCCCGACGGCGCTTTCGCCTGCGACCTGCGTCAGGAGGAAAAAGCGGAAGCATTCCTTCAGCAGCATGACCTTCAAACCGGTAAATTCCTGTGCTGCATTCCGCGGCTTCGCTATACGCCCACATGGACGGTCCCTTCCAAGAAAAGGCCCTTCGATCCCGTGCGACATGGTCGTAATGAAGAAATGAAGGAGCATGACCACGCACCGCTACGCCAGGCAATTGCCGAGGTCGTTCGCCAGACAGACTTAAAAATCCTGATCTGTCCGGAAGACCAGTCACAAATGAAGATCGGCAAAGAACTACTGCTGGACAAACTTCCGGAAGACGTGCGTCCACGTGTTGTGTGGCGGCCCAACTATTGGCTGACGGGCGAAGCGGTCAGCACCTACGTTCGCAGCGCCGGGTTGTTCGGCAACGAAATGCACTCACCCATCATGTGTATCGGTCACGGCGTTCCAGCGATCGTCTGCCGATTTAGTGAGCAGACCGTCAAGGGGTTCATGTGGCAGGACATCGGACTCGACGACTGGCTGTTTGACCTCGATGACGAGGCTCAGGTGGCCAAAGTGGTACCAACCGTTTTAGACATGGCAAAGAATCCAAAAGCGGCTCGGGAAAAGGCAGCCAAAGCCCGCGCAGTTGTCGAACAACGCCAGCGAGAAACCATGATGGTGCTATCGCAAACGTTGGGTGACTCTCGCGAGTGA
- the sugE gene encoding quaternary ammonium compound efflux SMR transporter SugE, which yields MAWFILIVAGLFEIGWAVGLKYSEGFTKLVPTIWTGTAIVISMTLLGFALRTLPVGTAYGVWVGIGTVGTVAFGIVWFDEPASVARLFFVLLIIVGIMGLKITTPA from the coding sequence ATGGCGTGGTTCATTTTGATCGTAGCGGGCCTTTTCGAAATCGGTTGGGCAGTTGGCCTGAAGTATTCGGAGGGTTTCACAAAGCTGGTCCCGACAATTTGGACCGGCACGGCGATCGTCATTAGCATGACACTACTTGGATTCGCCCTGCGAACACTCCCCGTCGGAACGGCCTACGGCGTGTGGGTGGGAATCGGAACAGTGGGCACGGTTGCGTTTGGCATCGTCTGGTTTGACGAACCTGCCAGTGTTGCTCGCCTGTTTTTCGTGCTGCTGATTATCGTGGGAATCATGGGGCTCAAAATCACAACACCCGCCTGA
- a CDS encoding DUF3859 domain-containing protein, protein MAKRKRDIRIRTYGIYTKWDSDSKNLPKVAEITTSVRAVVDVEFGFVASIRGAKNERLEYRIDHPGILDAEGNRRPPFDGVVYVKTNDWNFYLGDTIWEPIADKLGPWHMSIRLGGEVVAEKTFQLYNHESLPG, encoded by the coding sequence GTGGCGAAACGAAAACGCGACATTCGAATTCGAACTTATGGAATCTACACGAAGTGGGATTCTGATTCGAAGAACCTGCCGAAAGTTGCTGAGATCACGACCAGCGTTCGAGCCGTGGTTGACGTGGAATTTGGTTTTGTTGCCAGTATTCGCGGTGCCAAAAATGAGCGGCTGGAATACCGCATTGACCATCCCGGGATTCTGGACGCCGAAGGGAACAGGCGGCCGCCGTTTGACGGAGTTGTCTACGTCAAGACAAACGACTGGAACTTCTATCTGGGCGATACCATCTGGGAACCGATCGCCGACAAACTTGGTCCGTGGCACATGTCCATCAGGCTTGGTGGAGAAGTTGTCGCAGAAAAAACCTTCCAGCTGTACAACCACGAATCGCTGCCGGGATAG
- a CDS encoding sulfatase family protein, giving the protein MKLNHIALLILSIFSVIARADNRPNIIVIYTDDQGYGDASCLNPNAKFQTPNLDRLAKEGIAFTNAHCSDTVCTPSRYGLLTGRYSWRTTLKTGVFGAERECLIKDGRMTLASLLRDNGYNTAMVGKWHLGMDFSGDAGKRDWTQPVKDMPLDKGFDYFFGIPASLNYGVLAWFEGRHAKVPPTVYTNKKPNKRHVDYRIMPPYQATPQATKKAIGKPGMEVAPDFIDNQCLTRFTDKAIEWMTTKRDAAKSGKPFFVYLPFTSPHYPVCPLPEFHGMGECGGYGEFVIETDYHVGRILRFLDAEGLDDNTMVVFTSDNGPEKSWQQRIKDFGHHSNGPYRGGKRDIYEGGHRVPFFIRWPAGIKSPGRICDDQICQTDLLATFAQLIDSDLPNDAGEDSQSFATILSTPAADHKRLPLISHSSNGRFAITDGVWKLVMSHRKQKEELYNLSSDPGETTNVLAQHEATATRLRTAITEIVRNGRSTPGAKQSNDTGYWNDLTWMTDDDFR; this is encoded by the coding sequence ATGAAACTGAATCACATCGCGTTGCTGATTCTATCGATTTTCAGTGTGATTGCACGGGCCGACAACCGGCCAAATATCATCGTGATCTACACGGATGATCAAGGCTATGGTGATGCGAGTTGCCTGAATCCGAACGCGAAGTTTCAGACGCCCAACCTGGATCGTCTGGCAAAAGAAGGCATCGCCTTTACCAACGCGCATTGTTCAGACACCGTTTGCACGCCGTCGCGCTACGGCCTGCTGACCGGACGCTACAGTTGGCGAACAACACTCAAGACCGGCGTCTTTGGTGCGGAACGCGAATGCCTGATCAAAGACGGACGAATGACACTGGCCTCGCTGTTGCGAGACAACGGGTACAACACGGCGATGGTCGGCAAGTGGCATCTGGGGATGGATTTTTCCGGTGACGCCGGGAAGCGTGACTGGACTCAGCCCGTGAAAGACATGCCGCTGGACAAAGGCTTCGACTACTTCTTTGGCATTCCGGCCTCTTTAAACTACGGAGTGCTCGCGTGGTTCGAAGGGCGTCACGCAAAGGTTCCGCCAACCGTGTACACAAACAAGAAGCCCAACAAACGGCACGTCGACTACCGCATCATGCCACCCTATCAGGCGACGCCGCAGGCAACAAAGAAAGCCATCGGTAAACCGGGCATGGAAGTCGCGCCGGACTTTATCGACAACCAGTGCCTCACTCGTTTCACCGACAAAGCCATCGAATGGATGACGACAAAACGTGACGCCGCCAAATCCGGGAAGCCGTTTTTTGTCTATTTGCCGTTCACGTCACCACACTATCCCGTTTGTCCATTGCCAGAATTTCACGGGATGGGCGAATGCGGCGGCTACGGTGAATTCGTCATTGAAACGGACTACCACGTCGGCCGTATTCTTAGGTTTCTGGATGCTGAGGGCCTCGATGACAATACAATGGTTGTCTTCACCAGCGATAACGGTCCTGAAAAATCATGGCAGCAGCGCATCAAGGATTTCGGACACCACAGCAACGGCCCCTATCGCGGCGGTAAGCGAGACATCTATGAAGGCGGCCATCGTGTACCGTTTTTCATTCGCTGGCCTGCCGGCATCAAATCGCCCGGACGAATATGCGACGACCAGATCTGTCAGACGGATTTACTGGCCACGTTTGCTCAACTGATTGACAGCGACCTGCCAAACGACGCCGGTGAAGACAGTCAAAGCTTTGCGACGATCCTCTCCACGCCAGCCGCCGATCACAAACGCCTGCCACTGATCAGCCACTCTTCCAACGGCCGCTTTGCCATCACGGATGGAGTCTGGAAACTTGTGATGTCGCATCGAAAGCAAAAGGAAGAGCTATACAACCTGTCATCAGATCCTGGTGAAACGACGAACGTGCTTGCACAACACGAAGCGACTGCCACCAGGCTGCGAACCGCAATTACTGAGATCGTACGCAACGGACGATCAACTCCCGGCGCCAAACAATCGAACGATACGGGATATTGGAATGACCTGACATGGATGACAGACGACGACTTCAGATAG
- a CDS encoding globin: MRAGGFEFAHQAPWAPNNRLNMEELTPKDLFLQSVGRCVANELFLPEFYSRFVGASEEIQARFRFTDFDQQYLMLRRSLELCAGATSGDPESMREINERALTHDRDHLNIKPEFYDVWLETIIDTARIHDSQWDEAVETAWQRILGHVVKHMLRKY, from the coding sequence GTGCGGGCCGGTGGTTTTGAGTTTGCCCATCAGGCGCCTTGGGCCCCAAATAATAGATTGAATATGGAAGAGCTGACCCCGAAGGATTTGTTTTTGCAAAGCGTCGGCCGCTGTGTTGCCAATGAATTGTTCCTTCCAGAATTTTACAGCCGCTTCGTGGGCGCCTCCGAAGAGATCCAGGCCAGATTCCGATTCACCGATTTCGATCAGCAATACTTGATGTTGCGTCGGTCACTGGAACTGTGCGCAGGAGCAACGTCTGGCGACCCCGAATCGATGCGCGAGATCAATGAACGCGCGTTAACTCATGATCGAGACCACTTGAACATCAAGCCTGAATTTTACGATGTCTGGCTGGAGACGATCATCGATACCGCTCGCATCCACGACAGCCAGTGGGATGAAGCCGTCGAGACAGCGTGGCAAAGAATTCTCGGCCACGTGGTGAAACACATGCTCCGAAAATATTAA
- a CDS encoding IS66 family transposase codes for MDTDVSQIIAVEVKQLVLSLQREVAELRDENRRLRDRIEELEGKNPTERLDEAFSVTAEERRRAETGRRKGRKKQSSARRGRRTTEQKADNAERRELILPEGYNVAECRFVRERFVWRVINGQAVQVVYEIYHGPNGEKSEIPGVWPRSEFGIEVHIALARIVTITGLSIDKTCALIEFFWNLPLGKSQADALLNQLARRWEQEFESLCDLMAFSAIVHADETSWSINSVWAFLSEKARVLIFGCRKDGDTLAQILSKELFGGVLVSDDAAVYRGFSHAQKCWAHLLRKAIRLTLLKPDNEEYQRLLDGLLEIFYAAKRHAADGRLGDAGRAAKVDELDNTLAALLVRYCAEDSDVRAADFGKDFDNLVSELIRLMTEEELFCFVTSPAAPATNNEAERSLRGAAMDRRTGRTSKTSKGARRRSILTSVLESLNLHLKTPTLSSVVAEVMTWQQDGFSLFDRLKLEVGLTSAPPGQSRLSKLVPAN; via the coding sequence ATGGACACGGATGTCAGTCAGATCATCGCTGTGGAAGTGAAGCAGCTTGTGCTTAGCCTGCAGCGTGAGGTTGCGGAGCTGCGGGACGAGAACCGGCGGCTGCGTGATCGGATTGAAGAGCTCGAAGGTAAGAACCCCACAGAGCGACTCGACGAGGCGTTTTCGGTGACGGCGGAAGAGAGACGCCGCGCTGAAACGGGCCGCCGAAAAGGTCGCAAAAAACAATCCTCGGCGCGTCGCGGTCGTCGCACAACCGAGCAGAAAGCGGACAACGCCGAACGACGCGAACTCATTCTGCCGGAAGGTTACAACGTCGCAGAGTGCCGTTTCGTTCGGGAACGTTTCGTCTGGAGAGTGATCAACGGCCAAGCCGTGCAGGTCGTCTATGAAATCTATCACGGCCCCAACGGCGAGAAATCCGAAATTCCGGGCGTGTGGCCGCGGTCCGAATTCGGCATTGAAGTTCATATCGCGCTGGCTCGCATTGTGACCATCACGGGACTGTCGATCGACAAGACGTGTGCATTGATTGAATTCTTCTGGAATCTGCCGCTCGGCAAATCCCAGGCGGACGCTCTGTTGAATCAACTGGCACGGCGTTGGGAACAGGAATTCGAATCTCTGTGTGACCTGATGGCGTTCAGTGCGATTGTGCATGCAGACGAAACCAGTTGGAGTATCAACAGCGTGTGGGCTTTTTTGTCGGAGAAGGCGCGCGTGCTGATCTTCGGATGCCGCAAAGACGGCGACACACTGGCTCAGATCCTGTCGAAAGAATTGTTTGGAGGCGTGCTTGTTTCGGACGATGCGGCCGTGTACCGAGGTTTCAGTCACGCACAGAAATGCTGGGCTCACCTGCTGCGGAAGGCCATCCGTCTGACGCTGCTGAAGCCGGACAACGAAGAGTACCAGCGACTGCTCGACGGCCTGCTGGAAATTTTCTACGCGGCCAAACGCCACGCCGCCGATGGTCGTCTTGGCGATGCCGGTCGTGCGGCGAAGGTCGATGAACTTGATAACACGCTGGCGGCTCTGCTGGTGCGTTACTGCGCCGAGGATTCCGATGTTCGGGCGGCCGACTTCGGCAAGGATTTTGACAACCTGGTCTCAGAACTGATTCGGCTGATGACGGAAGAGGAGTTGTTTTGTTTTGTGACAAGCCCGGCCGCGCCAGCAACGAACAACGAAGCGGAACGCAGTCTTCGCGGCGCGGCCATGGACCGTCGCACAGGTCGAACGAGCAAAACATCGAAGGGAGCCCGTCGCCGCAGCATTCTTACAAGCGTCCTGGAATCGCTGAATCTCCATCTGAAAACACCAACGCTCAGTTCCGTGGTGGCCGAGGTCATGACGTGGCAGCAGGATGGATTCAGTCTGTTTGATCGACTGAAACTTGAAGTCGGCCTGACCTCCGCGCCGCCCGGTCAGTCGCGACTGTCCAAACTCGTCCCCGCCAACTGA
- a CDS encoding HNH endonuclease — protein sequence MSGHISTSLVRQVVERAGNLCEYCQLPQATQEATFHVDHVHPRSQDGPTTLENLALACVTCSLKKAARTYAADPETGTDVRLFNPRLDRWGDHFAFSESGQLIASTAIGRATAVLLAMNRDAIVLIRRELAILGRFPPP from the coding sequence ATGAGCGGTCATATTTCCACGTCACTGGTTCGTCAGGTTGTTGAACGAGCCGGAAACCTGTGTGAGTACTGCCAACTGCCTCAGGCCACGCAGGAAGCCACCTTTCACGTTGACCATGTGCATCCACGTTCTCAGGACGGACCGACAACTCTTGAAAATCTCGCCCTTGCCTGCGTGACGTGTTCGCTAAAGAAAGCGGCTCGAACATATGCCGCAGATCCTGAGACCGGTACAGACGTCCGGCTCTTCAATCCACGATTGGACCGCTGGGGCGACCACTTTGCGTTTTCTGAATCCGGCCAGTTGATTGCCTCAACTGCGATCGGACGTGCCACGGCTGTACTTTTGGCAATGAACCGCGATGCGATCGTTTTAATACGCCGAGAGTTGGCGATACTGGGGCGGTTTCCGCCACCGTAG